ATGGTGTGCCCGTAGCTGATGCTGAGTCCTGGGGTGAGCTTTCCGATGCTGAGAGGCTGGGAGACAACCTGAAGACCTACTGGGCCTTTCAGGTTTTACTGGATGAAATTCTGGAAGAGCAGAGGTCTAATCTGACACCGACAGATGTCGCTTTCCACGAATCTATCCAGTCAGTCATACTCCAAGTCTCTGCTCTAGCTTACCAACTGGAGGAACTCATGGTGGTGTTGAAACACAAAGTGCCTGCCAAAGAGTTGGAAAGCACAAAAGGCAGCAATGGAAAGGGCTTGTTTGAGAAAAAAGTGAGAGGCATGAAGGTGTTGCAGGAACTTGCTCAGTGGACTGTCCGATCTATCCGGGATTTACACCAAGTCTCCAAGTCTCTTCAGACAGACAACATCCCATGTGAGAGTCGTCAGCTGACTCAGGAAAAATGAGAAGATACATTTTCAAAGATTACACATCACCCTCAACTGTTGTGTATGAGATTGATACAGTGTGATATCAGAGGAAGCCTTCTGAGAGAGCTGGAGTGCACAATGTTTCCAGATGTTTGTATTTATTGGTTTTTCAGAAACCCTTAACATTTAATACAAGCTTAAGGAGAATTTACCTAATCATATTTGTTTAAATGTGGTGACTTCACTGATCACATGGTATTTGTTCATGATTCACATTCCCACCTGCCCAAGCCTCCATTTTGTCCCAAGAAGCCATGATGGATCACAGCACAGCCTAGCAACCACCTTGTCTATGTATAAGCTGCAGATGTCTAGAAATGTTATGACCAACAAGATATTTCAGTTTATCCTTTGGACTAATCTAAACTCAACATCCTTCTTGCTGAACTGTGGTTTCTTGgtttgtttgggtttgtttttcatACTTTCATCAAAATATTCTAGTAATTTAAAAAACTACATGCTTCTAGTTGTAACAAGTGGAAGAAAAGTTTGAGGTACATATATGAAGACGTTTGTCATTAGTCCTGTGGGGGGTGTTCATGGAAATATGTCTGGGCTGCAAATTAGCAGAGGGTGGAGGACAGAGGCACAGAGCCCCATCCCCAGTGGACCACATATGTGAGAAACGACTCAAGTCATTTGGATATCCAGTAATGGACTGGCTCTGACACTGTGGTACATGATGTATAGCCAAAATCTCCTCAGACTCAGGAACTCTATGCTCATCACAGGCattctgcaaaaaagaaaaagaaaaataaagaaaaagaaaaagaaaaatagtcaGCCTGGAGTTGTGAGAAATCACTACCACCTAGAATAAGCAGATAGAGTGAATGGCATCAGACTGAGAACAATACATGTTCCAGAACTCTGAGTGAGCATCATGTTCAGTCATCCCTGAGACTAGCCCTGAATAGTCACTCTACCCAAATATATTATGGAATTGGGGTTCTGTGGTGGTTGTTCTCCAAATCTGAGTCCTAAATTTGCCTCTTCCTTTCTAACACAGGCCCTGAGAATCATTGGCCTTTCACTGTTGTTTTGGTCTTCAACCCTCAggagccctagccagcatggcccaaAAGTAAGGGATCACAGAAACAGAGATTTGAAACTTCTAGAAGACCAAAGAAACTTCTAGAAGACCAAAGAATGCTCCGATTCATTCTCTGTGAGTGGTAACAGCCACCTGCAAAAGAGAAACATCGCTTCTCTTGTTTGGTTTAATGCAAATTTATTTACCTCTCCATAAATTGTACAGGGCTACTTACTGCATTACAATTTAATGTATTAGAGTTACAGTCCTTGCACACCTGCTGTCACTTTCAGTTAATGGTGACTCGTAATAGAGTTTTTAAGGAAAGTAAGATGtttgaggagtggtttaccattgagCTTCCAGGTCCCagtggggaatttgaacccaggtttcctgaatcaTAATTCAACTTTTCATCCAGTGTACCACCTTGGGTCTCACACCTTCTTGGGCCAAAATTTGGTTGGACTCAATAGGAATTATTTATTGGTAAACTTGGCTGGATTGGTGAGAAAGTCATTAAATTAAGTGACTGATCTGGAGTTGGGTGggggagttgtttttttttctgtggggCAGGGGCAAGTCttaatcttctttttttaactatgTGAATATTTGTGTGGATTCTCTTCTTAACTATGCCAACTGATTTTAAGAAAGCCACAAAGGAGaagggtttatttgtttgttcgttttaaTCTGCACTGATTTAGGATATTTAGTATGAATTAACTGACCCACAGAATCACTCATCTGAACATATATTTGAGTTTAACAGTACTGaatagatttatttaaaaaaccaagaggattttgaaaaatgtatagCATAGTCTACCAGATCAGGGAAGAGAGTGCTTTCCCTACTCCTCAGTGCATGGTTGTTTGGTTTTCAGAGCAGCCATTTTATTGGGAGGAAGTAGGTTCTGCTTAGGAAAATAGAAAATAATGGAGGCTTTACTTAGAGCAGTTTCATCTGAGGCTTTTGTCATGCCACCACCTGTCTCCAGTCACTGAAGTTTTGCATTGGCTTCAGAGACTTCATCTTCAGGGATGGGGATTCAAGTTGTgcgactcgctgtcaagttggacatTAAGTTCCCCTGGCGACTCGACTCGGACTCAACTCGGATttcacagttcccccccccccaatggctctGACTTGGAACCTACCCACCTTTCCTTTGTTCCCCCTCCCTGGggtggaaaagcttgtttttaatagggactcagacttgaggcgTGGTATTGAGGACTTGGTGGTTTCTTGGTGGGATttaatagggacatggtggtgctgcgagttaaactgccgaagactctgtgctgcaaggtcagaagaccagcagtcataagatcgaatccacgcgactcagtaagcccctgtcacttgtcccagctcccgccaacctagcaattcaaaagcatgcaaaatgcaaaaatgcaagtagataaataggtaccacctcggtgggaaggtaatggcgttccgtgtctagtcgtgctggccacgtgaccacaaaagattgtcttcggacaaaccctagctctgtgagttggaaacggagatgagcaccgccccctagaatcagacagaactggacaaattgtcaaggggaacctttacctttactcgggacttggtaccaaagacttggattcagaCTTGCGACTTGGACCCAAACAACATCCTTGCTTATCTTCCACTCATGATTCAGACTTGgttttcctgctgctgcctgTTTATTCCTTGACACAGGAAATCTGTTAAGGAGAATTAGGCCGAACAGCTGTGTATATCTTCTCCTTGCTAGCAGGGCAGATCCGAGTGTTGGGCAAAGTGAGGCGGCTACCCCAGGCAGAGGTGTTTGGTTCTGTGAAAGGACAACAAATGAACAGTGGTTGAATTTATTAGGGTTGTACTTTTACTGTCAGGAATTGGGAAGAGGTGTGGGTGAGGTGTTCTGCCTCAGAGGCCTAAAAAACAGACTAGCTTAAGACACTGTGCACTTTGATGTTGACTCTGGTTGGGAGGACAGGATTCAGGTTATGTTGTTGGGCTGCCCCTGCTCTCTAATGTGAAGAGCCTACCATTTGGAAAGAGAATCGGTGCCGAAAAGTAATAGGGAAAAGATATGATTTCTCCCCCGCAGCTCTCCCTCCAAGATTGGAAGAATCATGATATTTGTGGAGGTGAATTTGTCATTTGTTTTAAAGGTTATGGGAGGTTTATGATGGCCTCTTAAAACTCTTAACTAAATCCAGTTTGAATTTACAGGCTATACATCTTTAGAAGTTGGGAAAAACTAAGCAGGCAGATTAATTTTTTTCGCTCAAGCTCATTGTTTTGTGCAAATGATTGAAAAGCTGGGTGAActgacataacttcttaatttaatcTATATTAGTGACAGAAAAAGACAAGTAAGTGACAAAGCAATAGAAGGTATGTTGGTAAGGGGAATGTGATGGGGCAGTGgaaacatttgcatttttccttgtAGTGTGAGTTTGCAGAGATTTCCATGGAATAATTGGGCTGGATTAGACCCACAAACATCATGGCTGACATGATTACAATGGCTCTATTCTAATTATGATTAAGACTGGGTTCAAGGTAGAGGGATTGATTTCTGAGTAAAACACTTGGCTTGGAATGGCTGTGAAGGGGGAACCAAGTTGAAAAGAAGCTTGCCTTCTCAACATTGGACTTGATTTCAAATACTGGTTTCTCTGAGTATATAATGAAGGAAGTAAAATTCTCAAGTTCTTATGTCAGTCAGTAGTTTCTGTGCAAAATTCTGCACATGCAGGAAATTATCCCTTTCACCATGAGAAGAatgagcttttgtttctgtcaggTTTCACAAAGAGACCATTCATGTCAATGGAGACAATAGATCATTCTCTCCCAACTTCATGTCTTCCAGATGTCTTCAACTACAACTACCATTATCATGGCCGGAATTATAGACCAGCACATCTGAAGGGACACCAGGGGGAGGCTGATCTCCAAAATGTAGGTCTGGGACGTCAATAGATACTACAAAACTAGGGACTGCAGCTGCTGGAATGCTTTCTGTAAAACCAAAGCATCTTCTCACAAGCATCAGGTCATGAGATGAAATTTTCCACTGGCCTGTATTTGAATCCTCAAGAAGCTCCTCTGAACATTACGACCTACCACATTTTATTAAGCTGTGTTGTATCATTGGGTCCAGTCCAGACACGGAGATGCTTGTTGGCCAATATTCTGTTGGATGAATGGAGAGAGGTGATGGGTCAGGGACttaattttcccttccctttggcCACCATCCAAGCCATCCCTATGTAATCCTGTGGGGAAGAGTCCCTCAAACAGATTTTCAGAGGGCTATAGTGGGAAGAGCACTGGTGGGATTTACAATATATGCACTGTGCTCTTTCTTGTttgaatgtttgtatttattctgttttctttaatCAAGCAAGGTTTTATACCTTATGAAAAGTATGACATCTAATAGTAATGAGCGCTTTCCTATTTTTATACTGTAATTTAAGAACTGAAAGGAGAAATCACAGCTAATACTTGCTGAGTTTTCTTTCTCAAGGTCTTGTGAAAACTTCCAAGTTGCTTCATGGTTATGATTTCGCTTATTTCAAAATGGTTTCTTGTTGTCTGGAGAAAAAGGAGATCACACTGTTGCCAGGCCTTGGGCACAGCAGTGGATTAAAATCCATGTtgataaactttaaaaaaaagtatctcaTAGTTTGTTAGgcagcaattttaaaacaattgagTAAAATCCAGAGTTCTTTTCATCTAACAGAGGAGTGGTCTTGTTCTTTCCTTGCAGCTGCTAAGCCCTTTCCTAAATCTGCTCCAGAGAGTTGAGCAGAGCAGCGGTGGCTGGTGCCCATTGTGgtttgtggggagggggtggaTACCACAGCCAGATGGGGTGGAGCCAAAGGGACTGCCTGGAGTTGCCTTCAGGCTTCCCCAtccagtggggtctcaacttacgaacggttctacatacgaacttttcgacttacgaacccacccaataggaaattacatactcatatgaacttccctcgagttacgaacaggaaaaaagtgcccctccctccccgtagaggcttctggagggggaaaaagggtcagaaatgtaaaaataaataaaagaaagtcacttaccaggccttggtagcccccgaactgcaggaaaaagagcagcaaacagataaaagccaacacccagcagggagcctggcagccattttgtgcttttctctgctcctgccccctcctctccccgcctaacagctgatcggctggctctgaagaggcttggggaggcttgttCAGCACCTAAaatgcctgcctgtgtgtctttgtgctgaaaaaatcagcacaacatgctttaaaacatgctttaaaattggcttcattgaaaaaaaaagatttcaaaagtgcttttaaaactgttccctgcctcccccctcctttcctgaacttttcttgacctaagaaaaaagaaaaaatatccccctctagtggcagaagatggaatagcagcttcccattagtttcccattagtttctatggacagaaaagagcagatacggattaaatggtttttaatgcattcctatggcaaatgcagattcgacctatgaacttttcgacctacgagccgccttccaatacggattcagttcgtaagtcaagaccccactcgAAAAACTGCCAGTTCATCTGGGCCTGGAGACCCTCTGGTTAAGGATGCAGGCCAGACTTGGCTGGTGAGTCACAGCCTGAAGCTGAGATAAGCAGCGCTCCCCATTTGCCCCAGTCAGCCAGCTGCCCTTGTTGTCGGGAGACTCTGACTACACTGAAGGAAACTGGATTTTGCCCcagtgtatttattttaatataagtAACAATGAAGATGGGAGATCGcgtgtgtcattttaaaagagcCATTCTCTTTTCCCCCACACACTGGAAGGAATGCTTCTCCTAAGGCCGGGCCCTGCTACTGTAACACAGGCATTCACTGTCCAAAAATGAAGTGACCTTTCCTGCATCAGAATGGTTGTTTGTCTCACATGCAGATTTAATCAATGGAATGGTTAATCCTAAAACTCAGCTTAGCATTCTATCTATTGATCTGATGTAACACCAGTGTGTTAAAAGTggtttaatgaaataaaatttgtTCTATTTTTAACAAAATATCACTCTGTGCCCTGATAATTATGATTCAAATGgcaaattattttgaaatacagAGTTTTTGAGCTTCGATCCTCTGTGGGCATTGGGATAAAAAAATAAGGAATACAGATCTTTTTGGTATTAGCAGTAAGCAATGATTATAGAAACTCTGAAATTTACCATTTGTTGTATTTAATCCTTCCTAAACAGTAGTTCAGGCACTGTGTGCCAAGCATAGTTTGAGAATACTGCAttacctgtttccctgaaaataagacagagtcttatattaatttttgctgcaaaaaacacccttgggcttattttcaggggattttcccccatgtacaacaacctacatttattcaaatacagtcatttcatcttcttctggttgctgcacaatggtggaaggtgaggtttcacttaactagggattatttttagggtagggcttatattacgagcatcgtgaaaaatcctcctattttcagg
The Pogona vitticeps strain Pit_001003342236 chromosome 1, PviZW2.1, whole genome shotgun sequence genome window above contains:
- the CNTF gene encoding ciliary neurotrophic factor, with amino-acid sequence MASSEKPPVAFQHPGLCHPTIYLLRKMRSDVCSLLESYVEKQGLDANFNLDSIDGVPVADAESWGELSDAERLGDNLKTYWAFQVLLDEILEEQRSNLTPTDVAFHESIQSVILQVSALAYQLEELMVVLKHKVPAKELESTKGSNGKGLFEKKVRGMKVLQELAQWTVRSIRDLHQVSKSLQTDNIPCESRQLTQEK